A window of Esox lucius isolate fEsoLuc1 chromosome 18, fEsoLuc1.pri, whole genome shotgun sequence contains these coding sequences:
- the serpina10a gene encoding serpin peptidase inhibitor, clade A (alpha-1 antiproteinase, antitrypsin), member 10a — protein MMWRILPFLAGNLLLAMPLLAQEPSVAEIQDLSTRNADFATRLYRAIASTTDDNVLFSPFTMSLGLAALMSGAKGSTREQLLKGLSLNDQEPLRIPELFQSVRDSVTKTGFVDQAIGIFPRQQFQVDSTYKDVVETKYGGKVQGLDYGDWATKDTVNQFAKIYTREKVKEVVNTIDTQSQMMLITATFFQGQFALAFNASLTQDVRFYVNKYNIVTVPMMFRSDKYYLAYDNSLKLGILKLPMTGGAAMLVLLPDEDVDYTSIEEGITGERFQGWLKKIKKTKLEVQLPRFMLEQSYSLQKVLPGLGISEVFQESADFSGISGETGLRLSEVVHKAAITVDETSSTENTREPNIFSSLPPRLTINRPYLFLVYDQSTSSLLLMGRVTDPTKK, from the exons ATGATGTGGAGAATACTTCCTTTCCTGGCCGGTAACCTGCTCCTTGCCATGCCTCTCCTGGCGCAGGAGCCTAGCGTTGCCGAGATCCAGGACCTAAGTACCAGAAACGCAGACTTTGCAACCCGGCTGTACCGTGCCATTGCTAGCACCACTGATGACAATGTCCTTTTTTCTCCCTTCACCATGTCTCTTGGCCTGGCTGCATTGATGAGTGGTGCCAAAGGCTCTACACGCGAGCAGCTGCTGAAAGGCTTGAGTCTAAACGATCAGGAGCCCCTAAGAATCCCAG AATTGTTCCAGAGTGTCCGGGATAGCGTGACCAAGACTGGGTTCGTGGACCAGGCTATCGGCATATTCCCCCGCCAGCAGTTTCAAGTGGATTCGACCTACAAAGATGTTGTGGAGACTAAGTATGGGGGAAAGGTCCAGGGGCTGGACTACGGCGACTGGGCCACCAAAGATACCGTTAACCAGTTTGCCAAGATCTACACAAGGGAGAAGGTGAAGGAGGTGGTCAACACCATCGACACCCAGTCCCAGATGATGCTAATCACTGCCACCTTCTTTCAAG GCCAGTTTGCACTCGCCTTCAATGCCAGCCTCACTCAGGACGTGCGCTTTTATGTGAACAAGTACAACATTGTCACAGTCCCAATGATGTTCCGTTCCGACAAGTACTACCTGGCATATGATAACTCGCTCAAGCTTGGCATCTTGAAGCTGCCAATGACAGGCGGCGCTGCAATGCTGGTGCTTTTACCTGACGAGGATGTGGACTACACCTCTATTGAGGAGGGGATCACGGGTGAACGTTTTCAAGGCTGGCTTAAAAAGATCAAGAAGAC AAAATTGGAGGTGCAACTGCCAAGATTCATGCTGGAGCAATCGTATTCCCTACAGAAGGTTTTGCCAGGCCTGGGAATCAGTGAGGTCTTCCAGGAGAGTGCTGACTTCTCTGGCATCAGTGGTGAAACAGGCCTGAGGCTCTCtgag GTTGTGCATAAAGCGGCCATCACAGTGGACGAGACCAGCAGCACGGAGAATACCCGTGAACCGAACATCTTCAGTAGTCTACCTCCACGGCTCACCATCAACCGGCCCTACCTCTTCCTTGTTTATGACCAGTCCACCAGCAGCCTTCTCTTAATGGGCAGGGTGACTGACCCAACCAAGAAGTGA